A segment of the Meriones unguiculatus strain TT.TT164.6M chromosome 10, Bangor_MerUng_6.1, whole genome shotgun sequence genome:
tgagctcaaggccagcctaggatataCAGCAAGGACTTGTATTGAAAGACTTAGGGACTGGAGCTGTTGCTCAATAGTAGAGCACTTGTCAGTGTGCACAAGGCCTAGGTTCTAACCCTAGCATGACAACATGAGAGAACACACTGGGGTGTAACCCACAATTAGGAGGCTAAGATAAAAGGATCTCAGGTACTAGACAgccctctcaaaaaacaaaacaaaacaagtaaaggCAGTGGTGGACAACAAGAATAAGCACCTGAAACAGGAACCCCGCACTCACCTGCTGCCTGTCTCTCCCAGCAGAGTGTGGTATGGGGGTTAGGTAACATGGGGCAATCTAGGGCCCATCAGTTCCCAGCCAGGATTCAGGGTGCTGACTGAGGCTTTAGTCCCCAGAAAGTGTAGCGCAGGTAACCCAGGAAACGGACAGCCAGATGGGCCCAGAGGAACAGCTGCAGCCACAGCTGGAAGGTGGTATCACCCTCACCCTCACTACTTCCAGACCCCAGATGCACCTCACATTCACTACTTCCAGACCCTAGATCCATCCCAGGAGGCCCTAGGTTCTCTCTGCAATCTTCACTTTGATGGAGTAACCAGTGCCTCTTGGTAAGTCCTGGGGGTTGGGGAAGGAGCTGGTTGCCACGGAAGCATTTAAAGGCACCTGCTCCAGCCTGGCCAACGTCTGCAGAGGCTCTCCTTGGCATCAAGAGGTGGGAAGATTCTCTACAGGGTATCCCTCTGCCTGGCCTATCCTTCCAAAGATGCCCATGGCTCCCAGAATGTCTTTCCCAGTGGTGCAGTCTGCACAATGTCCATGTGCCCAGAAGACTGCCCATGGGCAGAGGTGAAGGAGTTAAGATCCAGGCTCAGGCAACAGGTGCCAGCTCTCCAGAGGTTAAAGCCCCAGAGCTTGTTATTAGCTGAAAGAACAGGCAGAAAGGAAGGCCAGGGTGGGGAACAGTGGCAGAGCCGCTTTATCTTCTCTTCTGAGTTCCCTTTTAACGCAGAGCCCCCAAATCCTGCTACCTTGAGAGAAATGAGCACATCTGGTTCTCTGTCTTGTTCCTCTGTAGGGGTAGAGAGGGGAATGGTGTCCCGggatgtccttggcctctgtcaAACGTTACCCTGCGCCTGGCTCTGTTCTCAACCATGAAAGTCCAAACCGGAAATGAATGGCTAAacttgggtgggggaggggaaggtagCTTTActcatcctcttccttctttccaggCTTCCAAAAGCCAAAAGCTCTACAGCAGCTTTCCCAGGGCTGCCTG
Coding sequences within it:
- the Smim46 gene encoding small integral membrane protein 46 — encoded protein: MGSLLGTWTLCRLHHWERHSGSHGHLWKDRPGRGIPCRESSHLLMPRRASADVGQAGAGAFKCFRGNQLLPQPPGLTKRHWLLHQSEDCRENLGPPGMDLGSGSSECEVHLGSGSSEGEGDTTFQLWLQLFLWAHLAVRFLGYLRYTFWGLKPQSAP